CCCGCTGCGCGATTTTAATACTTGGGATATTGAAATCCAGACAGTGAAACTCAATGTGTCGTATCTTTTGCTCTTCTTTCAGGCTGGGTAGCATCACACTAAGGATATGATCTATTAGTGCGTTTCCACGTGCCTGTTCACACAGCCAGTATCCAATCTCGCAGGTATTTGGTGCTTCTACCGATTTAACCGCGAAAACGCCCATAAATTGTTTATGATACATGATCGAAAAATAGCGACTGCCGGGCATGTCTTGGCGCTCTGTGATGTATTTTTTGGCGCTATTCAGATCCGTAACAGCTTGTGCCCAGGGCAAATAAATCTCCAGGCTCTCTCTGCTCATATCTACAGCTTCCAGCAGTACATTGGCTTGCTCTATGTTCAGAGGAGTGAGGTATAAATGCGGTGAAATGTGGTAGTTCATGAATTCCTTCCAGGTATAAGCCTATCCTACTTATTGAGCTCCTTGTGCCTCAATAGTCGTATTGATGGTACGCCAAACTAGCTTGCTTTTTCAAACCCGTTTGTTGAAAAATCGGGACTATTCTAGTCTATGCTACGTATATTAATATCACCTCAAAGTATGATGTGTTCTAATTTAAATTAAAAGGAGCCTTGTTGACTCCTCTATTGCTGTCTGTTAGCTAAAACCGTTTAGCATCTGATCGCACACAACCGGTGTTGGCCTGTGGTTGTCATCAACGGCAACAAAGGTGAAGCTGCCGGAGATGGCCAGGTGCTTATCATCTTTGTGCATGGTCTCAAGATAGATGTGTACTTCTACTTTTAAGCTGGTGTTACCGACATGAACCACATTAGCAACGAGCTCTGCAAATGTACCAGCCGGGATCGCTTCTTTAAAGTCGACTCTGTCTGATGATATGGTTACCAAAGGTTTGCGGCAAAAACGCGTCGCAGCAATAAACGCGACCTCATCCATCCAGGCTAACGCATCGCCACCAAACAGTGTGTTATGGTGGTTGGTACGACCTGGAAATACCGTTTTGGTAACCGAGGTTTGCGAGTCTTTAATTCGTTGTGCAATTACTGCGTCTTTATCTGTTTGTGTCATTCTTTACTGCTTTTCGTTGCGAGTTTATCAATCATTAAAAGTTGTGGATCCAGGCGTTCATTAAACCAGTTAAAACGCCAATCCAAATGTGGCCCAGTTACCCTGCCGGTGGCACCAATATCAGCGATATGATCACCAAGCTCTACCACCTGCCCTTCCTTAACATGTAACTTGTTGAGGTGAATATAGGTAGACGTAATGCCATAGCCATGGTCGAGGATCAGCGTACCGCCACTGTAATAAAGGTCGGGGTTGGCAAAGACCACTTTGCCAGATACAGGCGCTAATACCGGCGTGCCCGTTTTATTGGCGATATCCAGTCCAAAATGGGGCCTTCTGGGTTTGCCATTAAAATAACGCTGGCTGCCGTAAACCCCAGATATTCTGCCCTTTGCAGGACGATATACCGGGTCATCAAAATACGGTAAAGTGCTCAGCTTGCTTCTTGCGGCGCTGACCTGCGCACCTTCTTTGCGGATCCGAGCCAACACTTCCTTTGGTGGTGAGACATATTTTTTCTCAACCCCGGTAATGCGGTCAATGTCATAGTCGCGAGACGTGATCAGCAAAGTTTTAGTATGGGTTTTGCCGTCTTTGTCGACCCAGCTCAGGCTATGTTCTGCGCCGGCGTCCCGGCCAAAACCAAATACAAACTTGCCACCCGGAGCGATGGCCAGGTCTTTATCGTTAAACCTGGCAGATTGCACCCCATCCAGCTGCGCAACCACCATACCACCCTGGGTGAGCGATCCTTTAAGCTCAATGGCATGAGCAGCGCCCATACCAAGGCATAAACCGGCCAAAATCATGGCCGTGTTCTTCGCTTTACTTAGCCAATCAGGCATAAGCGATTGCTCCTTTTCCAACGCCTTCAAACGCCTTCACTTTAACTTTTCGCTCTGGGTATTGTGCTTTGATCTCACCGGCGAGATACTCTGCAATACACTCAACGGTGCTATCACAGGGGATCAAATCACAACGTGCCTTGCTGATAGCCAACTCAAAGTACCCCTGAGATGCCGAGTAAGCAAAAGCATAATCATTCTCGCGCGCAGCGATGTGCTTTAGTGCGCCTGCATCAATCATATCTTCTTCACTGCCCAGGTAAATGTCCTGCCAGCGCTCCGCCCACTCTTTTTGCAAACGAGGCATACTAATATCATCAAGGTAAATGCCAATATCTGAGCGGTGACCGTGAATAATACGCTGACAGTTGCCGTCATGCTTTTTCAAGCCGTGGCTGTAATGGTAGTAAAAACTGCGACTAGGCTCAGGGCGTAATTCAATTTCAACGTCTTTTACATTGTCCGGCATTTTCGGCAAAATTTGTTGCTTAAGAAAAGCAATGACTGTTGCCTCGCTGATAGCCTCGCCTTCAACAATACACACCGCTTCATCTGGCGCGCTCATAGCCAGGTGATGGCCACCAAATTCACCATCAAACTGCACTCTGCCGTCTTGCGAAGAAAACCCGCATTCCAGTTGACTCGGTATGGCTAGCTTATGATCTATTGTGTCATCAATAATGGCCTTGATCTGTTTCTTTACCTTGGCAAAGTCCAGCACCATCGACTCTTCATTTAACTGGCCATGTAATGTCATATCGACAATCCAGCTCTCGCCTACGGCGCCGCGTTTACTACACAAGTAAGAAAAATCAATTACCGTTAAAGCATCTACAAAAAGGATCATAAACTTCCGTTAACATTAAAAACGACTGAGTCAATTATAAAGATTTTTAACGCAAAAATCGCCCTGAAAGGTCGAGAAACAAAGAAATTATCAATTTGAGCCGACTCTTTGAATGATTTTCATTCATTAGTCTCAACCTTGCCTGACTGTTGCGCTTTTAAAACGCTATTACCCTGTGAGCGTAAACGCACAGTTTGGCTAGCGATATAGGAATGACGACGCTCAGCAATGGTAATTGATAAATAATTAGCCGCCAAATAGGTAAAGTGCTCAAAGAGCAGACAAATTTCAACTGTTCAGAGTTGTTTGGCGTACAAGTGTAAGCTAAAGTAGCGACAATTAAAGACTAAGACTGATGATTATGGAACCAAAAAATAGCTATACAAAAGAAGAATTGATCCTGTGCGCTGAAGGCAAGATGTTTGGCGAGAACAACTGTCGTCTGCCAATTGATAACATGCTGATGATGGATCGTATCATCGAGATTAACGAAGACGGCGGTGAGTTTGGCAAAGGCCAGATTATTGCTGAGCTGGATATTAACCCTGATCTGTGGTTCTTTGACTGCCACTTCCGCGGCGATCCGGTCATGCCTGGTTGTCTGGGCCTGGATGCCATGTGGCAAATCGTTGGCTTCTTCCTGGGCTGGTCAGGTGGTCCGGGTCTTGGTCGTGCACTGGGTGTGGGCGAAGTTAAATTCACCGGTCAGATCCTGCCAACCGCCAAGAAAGTGACTTATCGCGTAGACATGAAACGGGTTATCAAGCGTAAACTCTTTATGGGTCTGGCTGATGGCACGGTAGAAGTAGACGGTCGTGTTATTTACGAAGCAAAAGACTTAAAAGTAGGTCTGTTCCAAGACACCAGCGCATTTTAATTTAGTGTGCTGATAAAAAACAAAGCCCCTTTATAGGGGCTTTTGACGTTGCTTAGTCATTAGATATTTTATAGGAATTTAAGTTTTGTACATGTTGCGGTTATCTATGGCCTCTCGCCATCCCCCCAACCATTCTGATCTGTGCTCTACTTGCTGATATGGACATAAATCTTTGGACCGGCCCGCTAAACCTGCTTTGAATCCCTGGGCATGTGCTCTTTCTAAACGGTCTCTTTTCTGTCTCTTCATAGGTAAATTCCTCACCTTCTATTTTTCAAGTTGCTTTCGTCTTTACGACATCCACATTTAATAAATAGTTAATAAATTCGTAAATATCAATCCGTACGAAACACGAAAAGGCCCTCTGTACAATTTGATTCAGTGCTTCGCCGCAGGCTGCCTGACAGCCGATAGCTCGAATTTCATTTAACTACTAACATTTTTACTATTGCATATGGTTAAACAACGGCCGACTGTGAATGCACTATTTTGCCAGACACACGTCGACTTATTCAGGATTGGCCAAACCTTCAAAAACAATAAATCATATATCGTTTTGACATGCAACTAGCTGGCGGTGAGTGGGAAGAACTGAAAATAACAAAAAGGCAAATTCATGCATAAAAATGGGAGATTGATAGAATTACCATCTAACAATAAAGGCATAAAAACTTATTTATACAAAAGATAGCGTAAAAAAACATTCATTAATTTGTAATAAAAAAGGCCACAGGAATGCGGCCTCAGATCAATGCGTTAAGTGCTTTACTGAATTTTTTCAAGACCACCCATGTAAGGTCTTAGTACAGTTGGCACTACAATAGAACCATCCGCTTGTTGATAGTTTTCTAATATTGCTACCAGGGTACGGCCAATTGCCAGACCAGAACCGTTCAGTGTGTGCAGCAACTCAGGCTTCTTCTCACCGGCACGGCGGAAACGCGCCTGCATACGACGCGCCTGGAAATCTTGCATATTTGAACAAGAAGAAATTTCACGATAGGTATTTTGTGCTGGCAACCAAACTTCCAGGTCGTAGGTTTTAGCTGCACCAAAGCCCATATCACCGGTACACAGTACCACTTTACGATATGGCAGTTCCAGCGCTTGTAAGATCCCTTCTGCGTGACCTGTGAGCTCTTCCAGCGCGGCCATTGAATCCTCAGGCTTGACCAGCTGAACCAGTTCTACTTTGTCAAACTGATGCTGACGGATAAGACCGCGGGTATCACGGCCATAGCTGCCCGCTTCACTTCTGAAACATGGTGTGTACGCAGTCATGCGAACCGGTAGCTCTTTCTCGTCGAAGATTTCGTCACGTGCGCAGTTGGTCAGCGGCACTTCTGCGGTTGGGATCAAGCTGTAACCATCCTGATCTTCGCTCAACGCTTCTGTATGGAACAGGTCTTCTGCGAACTTAGGCAGCTGTCCAGTACCGTAAAGGCTTGCTTTGTTAACCAGGTAAGGCACACACATTTCAGTGTAGCCATTTTTATCTGTGTGCGTATCAAGCATAAATTGTGACAATGCACGATTCAGACGCGCAATGCCGCCACGCATAACTGTAAAGCGTGAGCCACTGAGTTTAACACCGGTTTCAAAGTCAAGGCCTTTGCCCAGCGCTTCACCAAGATCAACGTGATCTTTTACTTCAAAGTCGAATGTTTTAGGCTCGCCCCATTTGCTGATTTCAACGTTTTCGCTTTCATCAGCACCGACTGGCACATCTTCGGCCGGCAGGTTAGGTAAAGTTGCCGCGATATCTTGCAACTGAGCCAATACTTCATCTTGCTCTGCTTTTGCAGCGCTAAGCTGATCGCCCAAGTCTGCGACAGCATCCAGTAGTGGCTGTACGTCTTCACCTTTCGCCTTGGCCTGGCCTATTGCCTTGGAGCGGCTATTGCGCTCACTTTGCAGCTCCTGCGTTTTGGTTTGCAGTGTTTTTCGTTTTTCTTCCAGCGCATTAATCGCTGCCACATCAAGCTCAAAGCCACGTTTTTTCAAACGCGCTGCTGCTTCCTCAATGTCCTGGCGTAAATACTTTGCATCTAACATAGTTTGTTCTTTTAACCTTTTTGCATGACTAAGCACAGGCCTATCCAGGCCATGAAAATACACATCACGACATTCAACACTATATTCAGTACCATTTTCAGTATCTGACCTTGCTGAAGTAACAGCAAAGAGTCCATCGAAAAGGTAGAAAATGTCGTTAAAGCACCCAAGAAGCCAATCCCAACCAAACTTTTGGCCGGTGATACTTCTATGATCTGCTTATCAATTAATCCGTAGAGAATGCCCATCAACAGTGAACCCAGAATATTAACGGTCAACGTGCCAAAAGGGAATCCCTTACCCAAGAGTTTTAGGGCGATATCACTAATAAAAAAGCGCAGACAGGCACCAAATGCGCCACCTGTTGCAATCATCAGGTAAGTTTTAAGCAAGTCCATCAGCGCTCGTCTTTGTCTTGATAGCGCTTTTGCGCACTTTGTTCATTCAATGAACGCAGGTAACGGAGCTTTTCTGAGATTTGCTTTTCAAGGCCTCTGTCGCTGGGCTCATAGTAACGGCGCTGCTGAATATCCGCAGGAAAATAACACTCTCCGGCGGCAAACGCCCCAGGTTCATTATGCGCATAGCGATATTCTTCACCAAAGCCCAGCTCTTTCATCAGTTTAGTGGGCGCATTGCGCAGATGTTCCGGCACCGGAAAATCGGGATCACTGGCGGCATCCTGTTTTGCCTGATTAAACGCCATGTAAACCGCGTTACTTTTGGCTGCACTGGCCAGGTAAATGGTCGCCTGTGCGATGGCGCGCTCGCCTTCACTGGGCCCCACTCTGTGATAAATATCCCAGGCATTGAGTGCCACCTGCATGGCACGAGGGTCGGCATTGCCTATGTCTTCTGTCGCAATCGCAAGTAATCGTCTGGCCACATAAAGCGGATCGCCTCCACCGGCTAGAATACGGCAATACCAGTATAAAGCGGCATCCGGGTCACTGCCTCGCACTGATTTGTGAAACGCGGAGATCAAATCGTAATAGATGTCGCCGCCTTTGTCGTATTTCGCCAGGTGCGAGGGTAAAACCTGCTTTAACACCGCTTCGTCGATTACAATTTGCCCTTCCCCGTTGGCTCCTAAGTCCGTGGCCTGCTCAAGCAGGTTTAGCGCTTTTCTGGCATCACCGTCTGCGGCACGTGACAACGCATCTATGAGTGCATCGTCCAGGGTTATCTGCTGACGACTCAGCTCTTTATCCTGAGCCAGTGCCTGACGCAATACCAGGCCCAGCTCATCCAAGGTCAAAGGTTTAAGCGTGTATACTCTGGCACGAGATAATATCGCATTGTTAAGCGCAAATGACGGGTTCTCGGTGGTGGCGCCGATAAAAATAAAGGTGCCGTCTTCAATATGTGGCAAAAAGGCATCCTGCTGCGACTTATTAAAGCGGTGGACTTCATCGACGAACAGAATGGTTCGCATACCGCTCTGGCTCAGGCGGTGTTTTGCATCGAGCACTTGCTCGCGGATCTCTTTGACTCCGGCTGTGACGGCAGAGAGCTTACAAAGTTGCGCATTCGCATGATGGGCTATGATTTCGGCAAGCGTGGTTTTGCCCACGCCAGGCGGGCCCCATAAAATCAAACTATGGCAGCGCCCCTGAGTGATTGCACGGCGCAGTGGGCTGTCTGAGCCCAGGATATGGCTTTGACCTATGTAGCCGCCAAGTTCTGTTGGGCGCATTCGTGCAGCCAGTGGCCGCACGTCGGGCGCAAAGTCAAACCCCAGGTTAGTCACTTTGCGTCTGGTCGTCGACGACCACCCCTTCTGGGATCACAAACTTAAACTGCGCTGCATCGATTGGGACATTAACCTGTGCACCGCTAAACTTAAAGCTAGAGATCTGGCCCGATGAATCCGTCACGTTTAGCTGGCCAATCTTCAGGCCGCCGTCAGCAAACAAAACGTCGAGGCGCTCCACCTGAGCCCCCGACTGAACAGGCTCAATCCGATAGCCTCCTGCAATCTCAGCAACCTGATACTTTTGCCATTGCTTTGGGTCTTGTGTCGTTAACAGAACAAAGGGGGTGGTATCGATTAGTCCGAGCGTATTTAAGATCGTTGCTTGCTCCGCGAAGCTATCAAAATAGACCGTCCGTAACCCATCTGACACCAGCAGTGTTTCGTCGGGTTCATCCTGTTGCCAGCGAATTTTCGCGGGATACTGTAAAGCGATTTCACCTTTACCTGATTGGATGAGGTGGCCCTCGTGATCAATCACACTTTGTTCAAACTGAGCCCGAAAGCTTTCAAGCCCCTTTAGTTTATCTTTTAATGACTGAGCAGCCACACTGACGGGCTGCTTATCTGTTGCTTGTGCCGCCGCGTAAGCGGCAGGCGTTACCCCGATAACACACAGGGCCAGAATAAGTGGTTGTAACTTCATTAATTCGCTCCACCTTTGGGCACCAGCACTTCTCTGGCACCATTGTGCCCGGGCGCACTAACAACGCCGGACATTTCCATTTGTTCGACCAGACGAGCGGCACGGTTATAACCCACGCGTAACTTACGCTGAACACTTGAGACCGACACCTTGCCAGTTTCAATCACAAATGCCACCGCTTCATCGTAGAGCGGATCAGACTCCTCGTCTTCACCCTCGCTTGTCTCGCCTGGCAGTAAAATATCTTCTGTGGCCTCACCACATAAGATGTCTTCGATATAGTTCGGTTTACCCCGCGCTTTCCAGTCGCTCACCACGGCATGCACTTCATGGTCGTCGACAAATGCGCCATGCACACGAATTGGGACGCTGGTGCCTGGTGGCAGATACAACATATCACCCATACCCAGCAGGTTTTCAGCGCCCTGCTGGTCCAAAATTGTGCGCGAGTCGATTTTACTCGATACCTGGAACGCCATCCGGGTTGGGATGTTGGCTTTGATCAAACCCGTGATCACATCAACAGAAGGACGCTGGGTTGCCAGTACCAGGTGAATACCGGCAGCACGCGCTTTTTGTGCGATCCGAGCGATTAACTCTTCCACTTTTTTACCGACAATCATCATCATGTCAGCGAATTCGTCAATCACCACCACAATACTTGGCAGCTTGTCGAGCTCCTGTGGCTCATCCGCCATGCCATCCGTATCCTTAAACAGCGGATCCAGAATTGGGTGGCCGGCTTCTTTGGCATCCAGTATCTTCTGATTATACCCTTTGAGGTTACGTACCCCCAGAGCCGACATCAGCTTATAACGGCGCTCCATTTCGCCTACGCACCAGCGCAGCGCATTGGCCGCTTCTTTCATGTCGGTCACCACCTCGCATAACAAGTGTGGAATACCTTCATACACCGACAGCTCAAGCATTTTCGGGTCAATCATGATCATCCGCACATCTTCTGGCGGCGACTTGTATAGCAAGCTTAATATCATCACATTAACGCCCACTGACTTACCTGAACCGGTTGTACCTGCCACCAGCAGGTGCGGCATTTTAGCCAAGTCGGCCACCACAGGCTGACCCGCGATGTCTTTACCCAGTACCATAGTCAAGGGTGATGGATTCTGCTCAAACTTAGGGGCGTTGATCACTTCGGATAACCGCACTATTTCACGGTTCTTGTTGGGCAGCTCAAGGCCCACGTATGTTTTACCCGGGATCACTTCCACTACACGCACGCTGACCGCAGACAACGAACGTGCCAGGTCTTTTGCCAGGCCTGTGATTTTTGCAACTTTAATACCCGGTGCCAGATCCAATTCAAAACGGGTAACAACTGGGCCGGGATAAACTCCCATCACTTTTGCCTGAATATTGAAATCCAGCAGCTTAGCTTCAACCAGACGAGACACGGCTTCAAGCTCTTCTTCCGAAATTGGGTTTTTCGCTTTATCGGGCCTGTCGAGTAAATCAAGGGACGGCAATGGATCTTTCGGCGGCTCGGCTTCGAGCAAAGCCTCGAACTGCTCTTTAGCAGTCGGTGGCGGCTGATAACCCGATGCCGGTTTTTCTTTGGGTTTTAAAGGTCTTGCTGGCGACACCACTTTAGTCTCGGCGGGCGCCGGCGTATCGTCCAATGCGTTTAGTGCCGCAACCGTATCAAAGGCTTCATCATCAACCGCAGAGAAATTAATTTCCTGCTCTAAAATATCGTCCAGCTCATCAAAAACACTCGGCGCGACGGCAATGTCGTCGCTATCAAGCGTTGCCTTTTCGCCCTCTTCGGCGTGATTTACCACAGGCTCGCTCTGAGCGTCTGATTTAGCGCCAAATAATCTGTCTTTGAGCTTCTTAGGTTTACTCTTTTCAAGTTCTGCGGGTTCGTCTTGTGGCTCCCCAACTGACTCCGTACTCTGTGCTGTATTTTCTATTGCAGGCATGCTCGGGGAGTCTTCAGCTAGCTGCTCTTCGGGTTTACTCAGAGCCGCTGCGACGCTCGGGGTAGTCTCTGCTATCGCTTGTGGTTCATCTACTTCCTCTGAAGCGATAACCGACGAACTTTCTGTGCGCTGCTTAAGCTTAGCAAAGCACCACTTACAAAACGCCACCACCTTTTCGCCGATATAGTCAACAAACTCAACCCAGGAAACGCCAGTTAACAGCGTTAAACCAGCAAAGAAGAAACACAACAATAAAATGGTGGTGCCGGTAAAGTTAAACGCAGGCATCATGGCACTGGCGACCACATCCCCCACTACCCCACCGGAGGAAAAATTGTAAATATCATCAAAGTTAATGCTGCTGATAGCGCTGGCAGAGGTAATAAACAAAGTACCGCCGATGAGCCTTAACCCCAATGTGGTATAATCGAGCTGCAATAATTTGTGTGGTTTTTTAAACAATAAGTAGCCGAATAGCTGAATAAACGCTGGCACCAAAAAGGCCAGCCAACCAAAACTGAGCAGCAGAATATCGGCAACCCAGGCACCGGCAGCGCCAGTGATGTTATTGACCTTGATAAATTCGCCCGTTTGCGTCCAGGCGGGATCGGCCGGATCAAAGCTGATGAGTGCGCACAGCGTAAAAATTGCCGCCGCCGTACTGATGATCAGGCCAGTCTCCAGCAGGCGCTGAATACCATTTAAGCGCATTATGTAATACCTAAATACTGTTTAGTTAATTCTAACATGACTTTTTGCACACCTTAGCAAGAATTTCCTTAGGGTGCACAAGGTTTTATCACTTCACCTTGCTCACCTTTTACTTCTTCCATAACAACATAGGTACGACTTTCACTGATACTGGGCAGTTTTAATAATATCTCACCTAGTACGCCACGGTACTCAGACATATCCGTTACCCGGGTTTTTAATAGATAGTCGAAGTTACCGGATACCAGGTGACATTCAATAATCTCGTCGTGTTGCTTTACCGCCTGATTAAAGCGGTCAAAAACGTCGGGCGAATTTTTGTTGACCGTAACTTCAACAAACACCAGCAGACCCTGACCCAGCTTTACCGGGTCTACCACGGCCTTATACCCTTTTATATATCCTTCACGCTCAAGCTTTTTGACCCGCTCCAGGCAAGGTGTCGCGCTGAGTCCAATCCTTCTGGCTAATTCTACATTAGAAATTCGTCCGTCTTTTTGCAGTTCAACTAAAATCTTTCTATCGGTTCTATCTAACTGAGTATGCATGATCAGTTTTTTATCCTGAATATTTACTTAATACAGTGTTAATAACTACTGAGTATATCAAAAAAGGTAGGACATACTAGCAAACCATATCTATAATGGTCGAAAATTTTTACCCCGTTCTTAATTGAGGCGAATTGTTATGATTATTGGTGTACCTAAAGAAATAAAAAACCACGAGTACCGTGTTGGTATGGTTCCAGCAAGTGTTCGTGAGCTGATTAATCACGGCCACCAGGTAATAGTAGAAACAAATGCCGGTATCGGTATCGGTTTCACAGATGAAGACTACATTCAGGTAGGTGCTGAGATCCGTGACACGGCAGCACAGGTTTTTGAAGAAGCAGACATGATCGTTAAAGTGAAAGAGCCTCAGGCTGTTGAGCGTGCGATGCTTCGTGAAGATCAAATCCTGTTCACTTACCTGCACCTGGCACCTGATCTGCCTCAAACAGAAGACCTGGTTAAGAGCGGCGCAATCTGTATTGCATACGAAACAGTGACTGACGCACGTGGCGGTCTACCTCTGCTTGCACCTATGTCAGAAGTGGCTGGCCGTATGTCTATTCAGGCTGGTGCTCAGGCGCTTGAAAAGTCTCGTGAAGGTCGAGGCATGCTGCTTGGCGGCGTACCAGGCGTAGAGCCTGCTAAAGTGGTTGTTATCGGTGGTGGTATGGTTGGCCGT
The Pseudoalteromonas viridis DNA segment above includes these coding regions:
- the lrp gene encoding leucine-responsive transcriptional regulator Lrp, coding for MHTQLDRTDRKILVELQKDGRISNVELARRIGLSATPCLERVKKLEREGYIKGYKAVVDPVKLGQGLLVFVEVTVNKNSPDVFDRFNQAVKQHDEIIECHLVSGNFDYLLKTRVTDMSEYRGVLGEILLKLPSISESRTYVVMEEVKGEQGEVIKPCAP